The genome window CCCCAAGCCCCGTGGCCTCAACCGCCTGTGGTCACTCCAGGCCGTCGCCCGAGGCGCGGACGCCGTCTGCTACTTCCAGTGGCGGCAGTCCCGGCAGGGCGCGGAGAAGTTCCACTCCGGCATGGTCAGCCACGCCGGTGAACAGGGGCGTACCTACCAGGAGGTGAAGCAGCTCGGCGCCGAACTCGCTTCCATCGGCGCTGAGGTGACTGGTCATCACATCCCCTCCGATGTCGCGGTGTTGTTCGACTGGAACTCCTGGTGGGCCGGTGCCCAGGACGGCCGGCTGTCGTCCGAGGTCGACCTGCCCCAGGTCGTACGCGCCTGGCACCGCGCCCTCTGGGAAGCGCACATCACCACCGCGTTCGCCCACCCCGAGCACGACCTCTCCCCGTACCGGCTCGTCGTCGTGCCCCAGCTGTACCTGCTCACGGACACGGCGATCGAGAACCTCCTCGCGTACGTCCGGGGCGGCGGCACCCTCGTCAGCGGCTTCCTGACCGGCGTCGCCGACGAGGACGACCGCGTACGCCCCGGTGGCATGGACGCGCGACTGCGTGACCTCTTCGGCATCCGCACCCTGCACGAGTGGTGGCCGCTGGACGCGGGCGAGCACGTCGAGTGCGCGGGCCTCCCGGGAACCTTCCGGGGCACGCTCTGGTCCGAGGAGATCGAGGCGGCGGACAGGGACGAGGCCGTTCCCCACGTGTACCGGGGCGGTGAACTCGACGGACTTCCGGCGGTGTTGCGGAAGGGCCGTGCCTGGTACGTCTCCACGCTGCCCGAACCCACCGCGCTGCGAGGCCTGTTGGTGCGGATCGCGGACGACGCCGGGGTACGGCCGGTGCTGGCCGGACTGCCCGACGGGGTCGAGGCGGTACGCCGCGGCGAGGTGCTCTTCGTGCTCAACCACGGCCGCGACAAGGTCACCGTCGACATCCCCGGCACGCACCGCGACCTGCTCACCGGGGCGACCGTCACGGGTTCGCTGTCACTCGGCCGCTACGGAGCGGCGGTGCTGAAACCATGATCACCCATACGACCGCGGCGGTCCGCCCCACCCGGACCCGCCGCGCGGAACCCACGACTTCCTCCGGCGCCGAACCGTTCGTTCCGGGCGCATCGCCCGGACTGGTCGCCGGAGAAGACCACGGCCTCACCCTGGGGCCGCGGTAGCTCCCCACACCGCAGTTCCCCCCACCCATGGAAGGAACACGACACCCATGGCACTACACACCCGCACCCGCACCCGCACCCGCACCCGCACCCGCACCCTGGGCCGGATCGGCAAGGCCCTGCTCGCCCCCGCCCTCGCGCTGGGCGCCACCATCGGCCTCGCCTCCGCCCCCGCCTCGGCCGCCGTCTGGAACTCCTGCGACCAATGGGGCAACACCAGCCTCAACGGCTACACGCTCTACAACAACATCTGGGGCTCCGGCGCCGGCAGTCAGTGCGTCTGGGCCAACTCCGGTACCAACTGGGGGGTCTGGGCCAACCACCCCAACACCGGCGGCATCAAGTCGTACCCCAACTCCAAGAAGGTGATCAACAAGACGATCACCTCGCTCGGTTCGCTCAGCAGCAGCTACAACGTCACGGTCCCGTCGTCGGGCGCGTACAACTCGTCGTACGACATCTGGGACACGGACTACGACTACGAGATCATGCTCTGGGTCAACTACAACGGGGCCGTCGGCCCGCTCGGCACCTCGCAGGGCAACGTGACGCTCGGCGGCCACACCTGGAGCGTCTACAAGGGCAGCAACGGGGCCAACGAGGTCTTCTCGTTCCTGCGCACCTCGGACTCGAACTCCGGCACCGTCCAGATCCTCCCCATCCTCAAGTGGATCAAGGACACCAAGGGCTGGATGGGCAACGAGACCATCGGTGACGTGCAGTTCGGCTTCGAGGTCACCTCGTCCTCGGGCGGGCTGGACTTCGCCACCAACAACCTCACCGTCAGCAGCAGTTGACGTTCCGCAGTCGCTAGTCGCTAGTCGCTAGTCGCTAGTCGCTAGTCGCTTTCCCCGGCCGCTCTCCATGGCCGCTGAGCCGTAGCTGGGCGGGGAGCGCGAGTCCGAGCCGGTGCCGCACCCCCACGCGGCACCGGCTCGGGCCGTTCTAGTCCGCCGGGCCCGCTTCCGTCGCCGTCAGACGGATCAGCAGCGCGGCGGGCGTGCGCGGCACCGACACCCGCAGCTCGGCCGCCGCCGGGTCCCAGACCGCCGTCGTGTCCGCCGGTGCGGCGGCCGGGTGCAGGATCTCCGCGTGCACCGGGGCGTCCCGGCCCGCCAAGTGCCCGACCGGCAGCCGCGTTTCGGCCTCGCCACCCCTGCGCCACACCGAGACGTACGACGCCCCGTGCCCGTCCCCGTGCCCGTCCCCGTGCCCGTCCCCGTGCCCGTGCCCGTTTCCGTGCTCGGGCGAGCGCAGCCCCAGTGCCAGCCATCCGTCCGACCAGCCCGGCAGACCGAGCGGCCAGAACGGCACCGCGTGGGCCAGGTCGCCGCGGATCGACTTGTACGTGTCCACCGCGTCGCGCACGAGGCGGAGTTGATGCTCCGTCATATGGTCGAGGTGGCCCGAGAGATGGATACGGCCGAGGAGGGCGCCGCCGAGGGTGAAGGTGATCAGGTCGTCGTCGTACTCGGGTTGGGGGTAGGCCCAGACGGCGCCCTGTTCCGGCGGTACCGCCGTGGGCGCGGCGGCGGCGATCGGGGGATAGCGGAGGGGGTCCTGCTGGTCGCTGGTGGACTGGAGCTGGGACACGGCCAGGGTGGCGCCGTCCATGCGCATACCGCCGGAGGCGCAGTTCTCGACGACGAGGTGCGGGTAGCGGTCCAGGACGCCGGAGAGCCAGTCGAGGTAGGCGTGGGCGTGGCCGAGGAGACCGGCGCCGGGGGAGAGGTCGCCGGGGGCGGTGGTGCCGGGGGCGATCACGATGTTGTAGTCGAGCTTGAGATAGCCCACCCCCCAGTCGCCGACGATGCGGTCCACCGTCTTGTCCAGGTGCGCGCGGGCGGCGGGGTGGCGCAGGTCCAGCTGATGACGGCCCTGCTCGGCCAGCCGTACACCGTCCCGCTGGAAGAAGGCCTCCGCCGGCAGCTCCGCCGCCACGGGACTCCGCACGCCGACGACTTCCGGCTCCAGCCACAGCCCGGGGACCATCGCACGCTCCCGGATCCGCCCCAGGACGGCACGGATGCCGCGGTCGGATGCGGCGGGAGCTCGGGCTGCGGTCTTGTCGGCGGGGTGGTCTGTGGTTCCGTCACTGGTTCGGGCTGCGGTCTTGTCGGCGGGGTGGTCTGTGGTTCCGTCACTGGTTCGGGCTGCGGCCTCGCCACCGGCGTGGTCTGTGGTTCCGTCGGGGGCGTGGTCCGCAGTCTCGCCCTCGGCTCGGCCTGCGGTCCCGCCACCGCTTCGGCCCATGGTTCCGTCGCCGACGTGGCCCGTGGCCTCGCCGCCCTGTTCAGCTTCGGCTTCGGCCTGCGTTTGGGTGCCGTGGCTTTGCGCGGCTGCGCCGTCGGGTTCGGCCCGCTTGTCGCTCCCGCCGCCCAGTCCGGCCCCACCGGCCCCACCGGTCCCGCCTCCCGCCTCACCCCCACCGTCCACACCCCCCTCAGGGAACCGGCGCGGTGACGGCAGCCACTCGCCGACCTCGTCCCACCAGCCGCCGTCCACCGTGTCGTCGTACCAGCCGGAGTCGATGCAGAAGTACTCCGCGCCCGCCTCCGCCGCCGCGTCGATCAGCGGCAGCAGTTTCTCGGTGGTGGGGTCGCCCATCAGGGTGTTCATGTAGTCGTTGAAGACCACCGGCAGCGCCTCGTGGTCCGGGTGCGGGCGCCGAGCGGCCCGCCGGTACGCGGTGAGCGACGCGAACGCCTCGTCCAGCCCCGACGCGTGCCCGGCCCCGGAAACGGAACGGGCAGGCAGCCCGGCGGCCGCGGCAGCCGCTGACCCGGCACCCGTGGCGGCGGCTGACCCGGCACCCGTGGCGGCGGCTGACCCGGCACCCGAGGCGGCGGCTGACCCGGCACCCGTGGCGCCGGCCGACCCGGCACCCTCGGCGCCGGCCACCCCGAGCGCCAGCACCGCCACCACCGTCGTGAACTCCGCCCCCGGCGCCAACCGCACCCGCCACTGATGCTCGGCATCGGTCGGCCCGTTCACGGCCAGATAGGTACCGTGTGCCCGTTCCCCCAGGTCCCAGCGCCACCCGGCCGGCGACTCCACCTGCCAGACCCACGCCCGCCCCCGGCCCGCACCCTCCCCGCGTTCCGTCAGCGCCCCCATCGGCAGATGCCCGTCGCTGGGCCAACTCCCGCGCCCCGTCAGGGCGAGCGAGGCACGGCTGTCGTGCTGATGGGCGTCGACGCCGATGTCCGCGACCGTGTCCCGCAGCGGCTCGGCGTACCAACGGCACTCCGCGAGCCAGTCGTTGCGCGCCCGGTGCACATCGAGGACGTCGGGGGAGGGGAGCCCGCCGAGGAGCAGGCTGCTGACCGACTGGACGACGAGCGGCTCGGTGCCGTCGTTGCGGAGCCGCACCCGCGACCGGAGCGCCGCGACACCCACCGGAGACGACAACTCGACGAACGCGGTCAACCCACTGTCGGGATCGTGCAGTTCGACCGTCAGCCGCTCCCAGTCACCGTCCCCGCCGCCGATGCCACCCCGCTCACCACGGTGCCCCCGATACCCCAGCCGCGCCCCGAGAGCCGTCCCCGTGAACCGCGGCCCCGACCACCCGCTCCCGTACCCGAACGCCGTCAACTCAACGAGCGGAAGCGCGACTTCGGGATCGAAGGCGTCACCGGACGGCCCGAGCCGAACCACCCGCAGCGTCCCGTCGGCGGCCCTCGCGAACACGCTCTCGATCCCCGGATGCCCCCAAGTGAACCGGGAGTCAACACAGTTCAGCGCATCCGCGCCGTCCGCCGGGTCGCCGGGGCCGCTCAGGTCGCCGCCGTAGAAGTCGCTCGCACTCGAGTCCAAGTCGCTACCCCTCTCACGCCGGCCAGTGCGTGAATCCGTCGTTACGTTCTCTTGACGACTCCTGTGTGACCGGTCACAATCCTGCCATGAATGTGACCGGTCACACAAGGCGCGCGGCGAGCATCCGAGATGTCGCGACCGCCGCCGGCGTCTCGTACCAGACCGTTTCCCGGGTGATCAACGGCCATCCCAGCGTCAGGCGGACGACGCGGGAGCGGGTGCAGGCGGCCATCGACGAGCTGGGGTTCCGGCGGAACGCGACCGCGCACGCGCTGGCCAGCGGGCGCACCCGGGCCGTGACCGTGCTGACCGCGAACACCACCCACTACGGCTACGCCTCGATCCTCCAGGGCATCGAGGAGGCGGCGCGGGCGGCGTCGTACGCGGTCGGGATCGGTGTCCTGGAGTCGGCGGACGAGGCCGCGGTCGCCGCCGAGGTGCAGCGCGCGTCGGACGCGGGGGGCGGTCTCATCGTGATCGCCTACGATCCCGCCGGGGTGGCCGCCCTCGCGGCGGTCCCCGCCGAACTGCCGGTCGTCGGCGTAGTCGAGACCCCCACGACCCCGCCCGGCGGCGACCGCCCCTGGGTGTGGACCGACGACCGCGAGGCCGCCTACGAGGCGACCCGGCATCTGCTCTCCCTCGGCCACGAGACCGTGCACTACGTCGCCATCCCCTCCAGCACCCGCCGCACCAGCGCCCGTACCACCGGCTGGCGGCAGGCCCTCAAGGAGGCCGGGGCGCCCGAACCCCTTCCGGTGCAGGGGAGTTGGGGCCCGGCGGGCGGTCACACGGCCGGGCTCGCGCTGGCCGGGGACCCGGCGGTCACCGCGATCCTCTGCGGCAACGACGACCTCGCGCTCGGTGTGCTGCGCGCGCTGCACGAGGCCGGGCGGTCCGTGCCCGGCGAGGTGAGCGTCGCCGGGTTCGACGACGCCCCGCACTCCGCCTATCTGACCCCGTCCCTGACGACCGTACGCCTGGACTTCACCGGCCTCGGGCGGGCCGCGTTCGCCCTGCTGCACGGGGTCGTCGAGGAGTCCGCGCAGATCGCCCCGCACCCCGTCTCCGTACCGGAACTGGTGGTCCGGGAGAGCGCGGGCCCACCGCCCGCACCGCGCCCCGGCCCGCCCGCGACCGGCACGAAGGCCTGAACCAGGGACTCACGGCGCCGGAGTCCCCGACTCGCGGCGCCCGTCCCCCCGGCACGCCTCCCAACTCCCCCTATGAGCACAGCTGTTGCACTGTTCCGCTGTTCCGCATCCTGCCCTGCCCTGAACCACCCGTTCTCGAAAGGCACGCG of Streptomyces phaeolivaceus contains these proteins:
- a CDS encoding beta-galactosidase; this translates as MPDLSQVTRGRILFGGDYNPEQWPEEVWHEDVRLMKEAGVNSVTLGVFSWAKLEPRPGAREFGWLDRLMDLMHGNGVGVVLATPTSSPPPWMGRLHPETLPRDENGQIEWWGSRQHFSHSSDTYRRYAAAITEDLAARYGGHPALTMWHINNEYCTYDWGDEAAATFRDWLKRRYGTLDALNEAWGTAFWSQGYDGWHEILPPRRAHYMRNPTHVLDFKRFTSDMLLECYVIERDIVRRHTPHLPVTTNFMPMWVGQDAWRWAEEEDVVSVDIYPDPRDPFGAQNGALIQDMTRSQAGGGPWMLMEQAAGPVNWRGVNHPKPRGLNRLWSLQAVARGADAVCYFQWRQSRQGAEKFHSGMVSHAGEQGRTYQEVKQLGAELASIGAEVTGHHIPSDVAVLFDWNSWWAGAQDGRLSSEVDLPQVVRAWHRALWEAHITTAFAHPEHDLSPYRLVVVPQLYLLTDTAIENLLAYVRGGGTLVSGFLTGVADEDDRVRPGGMDARLRDLFGIRTLHEWWPLDAGEHVECAGLPGTFRGTLWSEEIEAADRDEAVPHVYRGGELDGLPAVLRKGRAWYVSTLPEPTALRGLLVRIADDAGVRPVLAGLPDGVEAVRRGEVLFVLNHGRDKVTVDIPGTHRDLLTGATVTGSLSLGRYGAAVLKP
- a CDS encoding glycoside hydrolase family 12 protein — protein: MALHTRTRTRTRTRTRTLGRIGKALLAPALALGATIGLASAPASAAVWNSCDQWGNTSLNGYTLYNNIWGSGAGSQCVWANSGTNWGVWANHPNTGGIKSYPNSKKVINKTITSLGSLSSSYNVTVPSSGAYNSSYDIWDTDYDYEIMLWVNYNGAVGPLGTSQGNVTLGGHTWSVYKGSNGANEVFSFLRTSDSNSGTVQILPILKWIKDTKGWMGNETIGDVQFGFEVTSSSGGLDFATNNLTVSSS
- a CDS encoding glycoside hydrolase family 36 protein, whose product is MDSSASDFYGGDLSGPGDPADGADALNCVDSRFTWGHPGIESVFARAADGTLRVVRLGPSGDAFDPEVALPLVELTAFGYGSGWSGPRFTGTALGARLGYRGHRGERGGIGGGDGDWERLTVELHDPDSGLTAFVELSSPVGVAALRSRVRLRNDGTEPLVVQSVSSLLLGGLPSPDVLDVHRARNDWLAECRWYAEPLRDTVADIGVDAHQHDSRASLALTGRGSWPSDGHLPMGALTERGEGAGRGRAWVWQVESPAGWRWDLGERAHGTYLAVNGPTDAEHQWRVRLAPGAEFTTVVAVLALGVAGAEGAGSAGATGAGSAAASGAGSAAATGAGSAAATGAGSAAAAAAGLPARSVSGAGHASGLDEAFASLTAYRRAARRPHPDHEALPVVFNDYMNTLMGDPTTEKLLPLIDAAAEAGAEYFCIDSGWYDDTVDGGWWDEVGEWLPSPRRFPEGGVDGGGEAGGGTGGAGGAGLGGGSDKRAEPDGAAAQSHGTQTQAEAEAEQGGEATGHVGDGTMGRSGGGTAGRAEGETADHAPDGTTDHAGGEAAARTSDGTTDHPADKTAARTSDGTTDHPADKTAARAPAASDRGIRAVLGRIRERAMVPGLWLEPEVVGVRSPVAAELPAEAFFQRDGVRLAEQGRHQLDLRHPAARAHLDKTVDRIVGDWGVGYLKLDYNIVIAPGTTAPGDLSPGAGLLGHAHAYLDWLSGVLDRYPHLVVENCASGGMRMDGATLAVSQLQSTSDQQDPLRYPPIAAAAPTAVPPEQGAVWAYPQPEYDDDLITFTLGGALLGRIHLSGHLDHMTEHQLRLVRDAVDTYKSIRGDLAHAVPFWPLGLPGWSDGWLALGLRSPEHGNGHGHGDGHGDGHGDGHGASYVSVWRRGGEAETRLPVGHLAGRDAPVHAEILHPAAAPADTTAVWDPAAAELRVSVPRTPAALLIRLTATEAGPAD
- a CDS encoding LacI family DNA-binding transcriptional regulator translates to MNVTGHTRRAASIRDVATAAGVSYQTVSRVINGHPSVRRTTRERVQAAIDELGFRRNATAHALASGRTRAVTVLTANTTHYGYASILQGIEEAARAASYAVGIGVLESADEAAVAAEVQRASDAGGGLIVIAYDPAGVAALAAVPAELPVVGVVETPTTPPGGDRPWVWTDDREAAYEATRHLLSLGHETVHYVAIPSSTRRTSARTTGWRQALKEAGAPEPLPVQGSWGPAGGHTAGLALAGDPAVTAILCGNDDLALGVLRALHEAGRSVPGEVSVAGFDDAPHSAYLTPSLTTVRLDFTGLGRAAFALLHGVVEESAQIAPHPVSVPELVVRESAGPPPAPRPGPPATGTKA